The Spea bombifrons isolate aSpeBom1 chromosome 4, aSpeBom1.2.pri, whole genome shotgun sequence genome segment atattaaaaggaagACGGTAATTATATTTGCCCACCGTAACCCAAACAAGTTTGACCCCTTTCATGTCCCAGCCAGTACCCTCAAGACCCCACCCTTTTGCTTCCATGTGAGGTTGGATGGTGGAGCTCTGGTAGAGGAGTATAGGTAGCTTCCCGAGTATACAAATTCTGCACGACCAGGTATTATGTTGGAAAAAAAGCTGCGTCCGCCGCCCCATTCAGTACTTGGGCTCCTCATAAAGCCGTTGAGGCCTCTGTCGTTTCGATCTGTAGAGCATTATCACCATGATGGCAATGGCGGTCACCAAGAGACCAGCGGCGGCTCCTACGCCTCCGTACAGAGCTGCTTTTAACACCCGACCTCTGCATCGCGGGGaggtgtacatatatatgtctgtgttcGGGCAGCTGTGGAGAAAACACTAGTGCTTAACGTCACAATCACGTACAGTATTAATAATCTATACTTCCCGAAAGCCCTATATAAAAGGCCCATTCCACTCTACACACATTACTGGGGCGtctagggctgtagaaccctgcgataccctcatacccagcaaacatgccgagctcctaaaaaaaaaaaggggaacatCAGGGGACAGAGGAGTTGAGGGCCACTCTGGCCATGCCCGTCGCACTCAGTGAGGTGCCACGTCACATCATGTCATGTGACCCTGCTGACGAGGGTCTTTGCCCCAGGGACCGGTCTGGGCCAGTGGCCCATGAATGGATACACGCGACTGCCCGCTACTCTCAATCGATCTTCTGCGTGAGTGGCAAAGAATAGAACTGAGCCACCTCATCTGGCACTGACCcaccagacatttgcccctcCAGCCTCCCTCCTCCCACAGCAGGTTGGTCTAGTGTTACGGGTTACAGTGACCTGGTCCTCCTTCCTGAAAGCTCACCAGCCCAGGGGCAAACCGAGCCACTCCTCTGCTGGTGGGTAGGCATtacacatgcaaaaaaaatatcatgacCTCACCCACTTAACATTGGCAGAGtctgtgtgacatcataatgctgagTACTAATATCAGTACAACGAATATGACATCTCCGTACTCACAAGCATTCGGGTCCCGTCTGGGGTTGGAGTGCACACTGACCAACATTGCAGTTGACATATTTTTCCGATTCCTGACTACAGTCAGACACACAGACCAGGCCTTCGGGTCTAATCACTGGAGTGTAGAACTCTTTAATGCCAGGGGGCAAACGGTCATCGCAGAGTTCTATCAGAGTGAAAAGAGAGACAAACTGAGACAGATGCCTTATACATCATAATAACGATAAAATGACGAGACCGGGAGCTCGGCAGCTGAGCTAACTCTCACTTGCCTTGTGGAGTGGGTGGAGGATGCTTTGCTATGGTGACAGAAGAAATGCACAGGGGTGCTGGAAGAAAAAGATTCAAAATCAATTAgtttaataaatacagtaatttaTGCAGAATTGTGGagaaacagacacacactaccataccaacacaaacatactaacatatccaCACCAACATACAATCACACTGAaatgcacactaacacacagacactcacgataacacacacctggacactcacattacacacacaccagacactcacactaacacacatacacacacacactattataCCCACACATGcattaacatatccagacacacacacacagcagacATACCATAACCTACCCagacaaacacatacactaacacacccaggcatacacacagtcaccacactaacatacgtCAAGGCCACGCGCTGTTAAACCCTACCTTCTCCTTGAAATTAGGGGAATAAAAAAGTACCAATGACTTTCTCTGGACCGGAGCATGCTGGCGCCTTTCTAGATGGGGGCAATCGCCCCATTGCTCCCCCCTGGATCTGCCCATGGTTACATAGGCGTTAAAATCAGAGGAGTAGATGGAGGAACATTGGGGTCAGGATGGACACGGTATGAAGAAGTCACTGGCGTCCATGGAGCATTTACTCCAATATCTGTCACAAACCACTGATTAACTTTAACCCCTAGAAAGCCATCTACCTAGGGGAGAAGCACTCGCAAAGTGGGGGCCGACCAGGGGTGTATTATGGCCTGGGCCGACCAGCCGTAGGGCAACAGATCCAAAGGGATGGCAGATCCTTTGCCACATAACAGGAAGCCTGATCGCCCTATTGGGGCAGAAGGGTTTGGGTCTCAAGGATAGACTGGTCAAACAAAACAGGGGGACCCGAAAGATCTACACCGTGAGAACGGCGCCTAGGAGATAAACAACGACTTACAATCTCCAGGGGTACAATTGCTCCCGATGAACTCCTCGAACTCCGTCTGAACTCTTTGAAATATCTCTTCGTACATTTCGTTCACACTCACATATGAATGGAATTCCATCTCCACGATCACATCGTGATCCACAATGACGCTGCCTGCCCTACAAGAGACAA includes the following:
- the LOC128491266 gene encoding mucin-3B-like — its product is MKVMEVSHLIGVIVLALIPGIQTTTTRPVTTSHSMPQNFQCLNGGLYDGIKCICSDDYFGTICESAIDKVVIGKSINTTVVLEIRITNREYTGDLSDVTSDGYKQFEEVFKAEMKYVYGDIPGYRDVIINSLRAGSVIVDHDVIVEMEFHSYVSVNEMYEEIFQRVQTEFEEFIGSNCTPGDSPLCISSVTIAKHPPPTPQELCDDRLPPGIKEFYTPVIRPEGLVCVSDCSQESEKYVNCNVGQCALQPQTGPECFCPNTDIYMYTSPRCRGRVLKAALYGGVGAAAGLLVTAIAIMVIMLYRSKRQRPQRLYEEPKY